The Salmonella enterica subsp. houtenae serovar Houten genome has a segment encoding these proteins:
- a CDS encoding effector protein steA codes for MYKSYLRSIKGYDMPYTSLSTYARALSGNALPHIAAGNYENKLSTKIMKGFLWVLTAGIAYGFTRLIEHYCNVTPKIAEFCANAGTLHDHLADAVRDGLYTIDIELTDGKILIFEQVSLTAGRKAVVRITEGEDTAEVEGNFEDICMRLEEGFFEAPAYYDYDIDEEHKTVRERIAEYNSLPQALGTIPGLDKYIIQATSMEDAKGRRAADTKARYHRYWGDSLSNVSSSTRIKWAGEPSEQPTERQ; via the coding sequence ATGTATAAAAGCTATCTGCGAAGTATAAAGGGGTATGATATGCCATATACATCACTCTCAACCTATGCCAGAGCTTTATCAGGAAATGCACTGCCTCATATTGCAGCAGGAAATTATGAAAATAAATTATCTACAAAAATCATGAAAGGGTTCTTGTGGGTGCTCACAGCAGGAATTGCGTACGGATTTACGAGACTAATTGAACATTATTGCAATGTTACTCCTAAAATTGCGGAGTTCTGTGCCAATGCCGGGACTCTTCATGATCACCTTGCTGATGCTGTACGTGATGGACTATATACTATAGATATTGAGCTTACTGATGGTAAGATATTAATATTCGAACAAGTCTCGCTGACTGCTGGAAGAAAGGCAGTCGTCAGAATAACGGAGGGGGAAGACACTGCTGAGGTCGAGGGAAATTTTGAAGATATCTGTATGAGGCTGGAAGAGGGCTTTTTTGAAGCGCCAGCGTACTATGACTATGATATTGATGAAGAACATAAAACCGTTAGAGAACGAATAGCTGAATATAATTCATTACCACAAGCATTAGGCACCATTCCTGGCTTAGATAAGTATATCATTCAGGCAACGAGCATGGAGGACGCGAAAGGGCGACGGGCGGCCGACACGAAAGCTCGCTACCATAGGTACTGGGGTGATTCTTTGTCTAACGTTTCGTCAAGCACCCGCATAAAATGGGCTGGGGAGCCCAGCGAGCAGCCTACTGAGCGGCAGTAA
- the ygdR_4 gene encoding lipoprotein — protein sequence MKKLFICSGLGMMFFMLAGCTTNYVMTTKKGQTIVTQGKPQLDKETGMTSYTDQEGNQREINSNDVAQLIKAE from the coding sequence ATGAAAAAGTTATTTATATGCTCAGGTTTGGGCATGATGTTTTTTATGCTTGCGGGTTGCACAACCAACTATGTGATGACGACGAAGAAGGGGCAAACGATCGTAACTCAGGGTAAGCCGCAGTTAGATAAAGAGACGGGGATGACCAGTTATACCGATCAGGAAGGCAACCAGCGGGAAATTAACAGCAATGATGTGGCGCAGTTGATTAAGGCTGAATAA
- the SBOV16031 gene encoding putative cytoplasmic protein: protein MSHLEEVSARVDAAIAESVIAHMNELLIALSDDAELRREDRYVQQQRLRTAIAHHGRQYQEDRDARREQLTKGGTIL from the coding sequence ATGTCGCACCTTGAGGAAGTGAGCGCCCGTGTGGATGCCGCCATCGCGGAGAGCGTAATTGCCCATATGAATGAATTGCTGATTGCCTTAAGCGATGACGCTGAATTACGTCGCGAAGATCGTTACGTGCAGCAGCAGCGTTTACGCACGGCTATCGCGCATCACGGCAGGCAATATCAAGAAGATCGGGACGCGCGCCGCGAACAGCTCACCAAAGGCGGCACGATCCTGTAA
- the mcbR gene encoding putative DNA-binding transcriptional regulator — protein MPGTEKTQHISLTTQVENGLKHQLSIGALKPGARLITKNIAQELGVSITPVREALLRLVSSSALAVAPAQAFMVPEISLERLLEINTIRTALEEMAVVAAAGKITPDRERTLNALLDEFQQALESGVMEKILLANRAFRFEIYHYADMPTLYAIIEQLWVRLGPSLHFLYDNFKLDDYQNGVNLYRKLLNALATGDKEASRHCLFNVLQQNVATIKNQYVM, from the coding sequence ATGCCGGGTACGGAAAAAACACAACATATAAGCCTGACCACACAGGTTGAAAATGGGTTAAAGCATCAATTGTCTATTGGCGCATTAAAACCAGGCGCAAGGCTTATCACTAAAAATATCGCTCAAGAGTTAGGCGTAAGTATTACGCCGGTGCGTGAGGCCCTGTTAAGGTTGGTCTCTTCCAGTGCTTTGGCGGTGGCGCCAGCACAGGCGTTTATGGTGCCGGAGATCTCACTGGAACGCTTGCTGGAAATTAATACGATTCGTACTGCCCTGGAGGAGATGGCGGTGGTAGCGGCTGCGGGTAAGATTACCCCAGATCGCGAGCGGACTCTGAATGCGTTATTAGACGAATTTCAACAGGCGCTGGAAAGTGGCGTTATGGAGAAAATTCTTTTGGCCAACCGCGCATTCCGCTTTGAGATCTATCATTACGCGGATATGCCAACGCTGTATGCCATAATCGAGCAATTATGGGTACGCCTGGGGCCAAGCCTGCACTTTTTATATGATAATTTTAAACTTGATGATTATCAAAACGGCGTTAATCTGTACAGAAAATTGCTTAATGCGTTAGCGACGGGTGATAAAGAAGCCAGCCGCCATTGCTTATTTAACGTTTTACAACAAAACGTAGCGACGATAAAAAATCAGTACGTCATGTAA
- a CDS encoding ssrAB activated gene, whose protein sequence is MAKTLLRSGNLDDYQAVGGGGQAVFESALQIRETLRLRKQQAMVDCLAIPQLNDNGDRVDWYSPIEGQAMAWKAADEETRFRALRYLASTFESAAALSRKSLQSDKTALQLFGSLLEKATQFPGENHVFLVNGKPVITFWGFVNLNENTRDDVLDCLRITEEIPDILLVEPEPEPEEKPLVEAAFRQADEPLLTSVIEPPKMPEEPVAPHVIVSETKPATPIPVAEAKRSRRLPLWSLPVAAVVIVAVATPFFWPSSSIDGSSPARAAPVVIAKTDVTPLPELTAHLPLHRADVTPAAKAAPLPEAPVIIAAIPKDALVMDNTQMKLGTTRFLNGNWRVSVDINDPITGKPPSLRYQIQNNKGIARVVHGDNVVCRAEIFSGLHQTGELMIKSRGNARCTDGSRYPMPEITCKAGVNDVATCTARYGDHAAIPLTFKKIGA, encoded by the coding sequence GTGGCAAAAACTCTCTTACGCAGCGGCAATCTGGATGATTATCAGGCCGTGGGCGGCGGCGGTCAGGCCGTATTTGAATCAGCATTGCAAATTCGCGAAACGCTTCGTCTGCGTAAACAGCAGGCGATGGTTGACTGTCTGGCGATTCCGCAACTTAACGATAATGGCGATCGGGTTGACTGGTATTCGCCGATTGAAGGTCAGGCGATGGCGTGGAAAGCCGCTGACGAAGAGACACGTTTTCGGGCGTTACGTTATTTAGCCAGCACTTTTGAAAGTGCGGCTGCACTCAGTCGGAAAAGCCTGCAATCCGATAAAACAGCGCTGCAACTATTTGGTTCGCTGCTTGAGAAAGCGACACAGTTTCCCGGCGAAAATCATGTTTTTCTGGTTAACGGCAAACCGGTTATCACCTTCTGGGGATTCGTTAATCTCAACGAAAATACACGCGATGATGTGCTGGACTGCCTGCGGATAACCGAGGAGATCCCCGACATCCTTCTGGTCGAGCCGGAACCGGAGCCCGAAGAAAAGCCGCTTGTAGAGGCGGCATTTCGTCAGGCGGATGAGCCATTGCTGACGTCGGTCATTGAACCGCCGAAAATGCCGGAAGAACCTGTTGCGCCGCACGTTATCGTTAGCGAGACGAAGCCTGCTACACCCATCCCGGTCGCTGAGGCGAAGAGATCTCGCCGTCTACCGCTGTGGAGCTTACCTGTCGCTGCCGTTGTTATCGTCGCCGTCGCCACGCCTTTTTTCTGGCCATCTTCATCCATTGACGGTTCCTCTCCTGCTCGCGCCGCGCCTGTCGTTATCGCGAAAACTGACGTTACCCCATTGCCTGAACTTACCGCTCATTTGCCGCTGCATCGTGCTGATGTGACGCCCGCCGCCAAAGCGGCGCCGTTGCCGGAAGCGCCTGTTATCATTGCCGCTATCCCCAAAGACGCGCTGGTGATGGACAATACGCAGATGAAGCTTGGGACCACACGCTTTTTAAACGGTAACTGGCGGGTCAGCGTGGATATCAACGATCCGATTACCGGCAAGCCGCCCTCTCTGCGTTATCAGATCCAAAATAACAAAGGTATCGCGCGCGTAGTACATGGCGATAACGTGGTTTGTCGGGCGGAGATTTTCTCTGGTCTGCATCAAACGGGCGAGCTGATGATTAAAAGCCGCGGCAATGCGCGCTGCACCGACGGCTCACGTTATCCGATGCCGGAAATTACCTGTAAAGCGGGCGTCAATGACGTCGCAACCTGTACCGCCCGTTATGGCGACCACGCGGCAATTCCGTTGACGTTTAAAAAGATAGGTGCCTGA
- the fecA gene encoding TonB-dependent receptor YncD, whose protein sequence is MSRFPLIRLQLPGIFMKIISVRQRLYPALLFPLTFSPFLQAANAPNEQTMIVTATPQTVSELDTPAAVSVIEGEDMRLATSRVNLSESLTSVPGLQVQNRQNYAQDLQISIRGFGSRSAFGVRGIRLYVDGIPATMPDGQGQISNIDINSIQDVEVLRGPFSALYGNASGGVINVTTETGRQPPALEASSYYGSYGSWRYGLKATGAMGDGTQPGDVDYTVSTTRFTTHGYRDHSGARKNLANAKLGVRLDDASKLSLIFNRVDIKADDPGGLTESEWKTDPQQAPRAEQYNTRKTIKQTQAGLRYERQLSAQDDISVMAYAGERETTQYQSIPLVAQLKPAQAGGVITLQRHYQGIDSRWTHRGELGVPVTFTGGLNYENMSENRKGYNNFRLNNGTPEFGHKGDLRRDERNLMWNVDPYLQTQWQLTQKLSLDAGVRYSSVWFDSNDHYIAPGNGDDSGDASYHQWLPAGSLKYALTDAWNLYLAAGRGFETPTINELSYRADGQSGFNFDLKPSTNDTVEVGSKTRIGNGLLTAALFQTDTDDEIVVASSMGGRTTYKNAGKTRRQGAELALDQRFAGDWRVKASWTWLDATYRSNVCQGQNCDGNRMPGIARNMGFASLGFIPDEGWYAGTDVRYMGDIMADDENTAKAPSYTVVGLNTGYKFNYSQLTVDIFGRIDNLFDKEYVGSVIVNESNGRYYEPAPGRNYGVGINLAWRFE, encoded by the coding sequence ATGTCACGTTTTCCGTTGATACGCTTACAGTTACCCGGCATTTTCATGAAAATTATTTCCGTTAGACAGCGACTTTATCCCGCCCTCTTATTTCCCTTGACCTTCTCCCCGTTCCTTCAGGCCGCCAACGCGCCCAATGAACAAACCATGATAGTCACCGCAACGCCGCAAACCGTATCCGAACTGGATACACCTGCCGCCGTTAGCGTCATTGAGGGGGAAGACATGCGTCTGGCGACGTCGCGCGTCAATTTATCCGAATCTTTAACCAGCGTCCCGGGATTGCAGGTACAAAACCGACAGAACTACGCACAGGATCTGCAAATCTCTATCCGTGGATTTGGCTCGCGTTCCGCCTTTGGCGTACGCGGCATTCGTCTGTATGTTGATGGCATCCCCGCCACCATGCCGGATGGGCAAGGCCAGATTTCGAATATCGATATTAACAGCATACAAGACGTTGAAGTGCTACGCGGCCCCTTCTCAGCGCTATACGGCAATGCTTCCGGCGGCGTGATAAATGTAACCACTGAAACCGGGAGACAGCCGCCCGCCCTTGAGGCCAGCAGCTACTACGGCAGTTATGGAAGCTGGCGCTATGGGCTAAAAGCCACGGGCGCGATGGGTGACGGCACACAGCCTGGCGACGTGGATTACACGGTATCGACTACCCGTTTCACCACCCACGGCTACCGCGATCACAGCGGCGCGCGAAAAAATTTGGCTAATGCCAAACTGGGCGTGCGCCTTGATGATGCCAGCAAACTCTCGCTGATTTTTAATCGTGTGGACATCAAGGCGGACGATCCCGGCGGACTCACCGAATCTGAATGGAAAACCGATCCGCAACAGGCGCCGCGCGCTGAACAGTACAATACGCGTAAAACCATCAAACAAACTCAGGCAGGATTGCGTTATGAACGTCAGCTCAGCGCACAGGATGATATCAGCGTGATGGCCTACGCCGGAGAGCGGGAAACCACGCAATACCAGTCTATTCCCCTGGTGGCACAGCTAAAACCGGCCCAGGCTGGCGGCGTGATTACACTGCAACGCCACTATCAGGGCATTGATTCCCGCTGGACTCACCGTGGAGAATTAGGTGTGCCGGTCACCTTCACTGGCGGATTAAATTATGAAAATATGAGCGAAAACCGCAAGGGTTACAATAACTTCCGCCTTAACAACGGCACCCCTGAGTTTGGGCATAAAGGCGATTTACGGCGGGATGAGCGTAACCTGATGTGGAATGTCGATCCTTATCTGCAAACCCAGTGGCAGCTTACGCAAAAACTCTCGCTGGATGCTGGCGTGCGCTACAGTTCCGTGTGGTTCGATTCTAACGATCACTATATAGCGCCCGGCAATGGCGATGACAGCGGCGACGCCAGCTATCATCAATGGCTACCCGCCGGATCGCTAAAATATGCGTTAACTGACGCCTGGAATCTCTATCTTGCTGCCGGTCGCGGATTTGAAACCCCCACTATCAATGAGCTTTCTTATCGCGCTGACGGCCAAAGCGGGTTCAACTTTGACCTCAAACCGTCGACAAATGATACGGTGGAAGTCGGCAGTAAGACGCGAATTGGCAATGGCTTGTTGACCGCCGCGTTATTTCAAACCGATACCGATGATGAAATTGTCGTCGCCAGCAGTATGGGAGGACGCACTACCTACAAAAACGCGGGCAAAACTCGCCGCCAGGGCGCAGAACTCGCGTTGGATCAGCGCTTCGCCGGTGACTGGCGGGTGAAAGCATCATGGACCTGGCTGGATGCGACCTATCGCAGTAACGTTTGTCAGGGGCAAAACTGTGATGGAAACCGGATGCCCGGCATCGCCCGTAATATGGGATTCGCCTCATTAGGTTTTATCCCGGATGAGGGGTGGTACGCAGGAACAGACGTTCGGTATATGGGCGATATCATGGCCGATGATGAAAATACCGCAAAAGCGCCTTCTTACACCGTTGTTGGACTGAATACAGGGTATAAATTTAATTACAGTCAGCTTACCGTCGATATTTTTGGGCGGATAGATAATCTATTCGATAAAGAATATGTCGGTTCGGTAATCGTTAATGAATCTAATGGCCGATATTATGAACCAGCGCCAGGGCGTAACTATGGCGTGGGGATTAATCTGGCATGGCGATTTGAATAA
- the yncA gene encoding acetyltransferase produces MTIRFADKADCAAITEIYNHAVLHTAAIWNDRTVDTDNRLAWHEARQSLGYPVLVSEENGVVTGYASFGDWRSFDGFRYTVEHSVYVHPAHQGKGLGRKLLSRLIDEARRCGKHVMVAGIESQNAASIRLHHSLGFTVTAQMPQVGVKFGRWLDLTFMQLQLDEHAAPDAC; encoded by the coding sequence ATGACGATTCGCTTTGCCGATAAAGCAGACTGTGCCGCGATTACCGAAATCTATAACCACGCGGTATTACATACTGCGGCCATCTGGAACGATCGGACGGTCGATACGGATAACCGCCTTGCCTGGCATGAGGCCCGTCAATCACTGGGCTATCCGGTGCTGGTAAGCGAAGAAAATGGCGTGGTGACTGGCTATGCATCGTTTGGCGACTGGCGCAGTTTCGACGGTTTTCGCTATACCGTCGAACACTCCGTTTATGTTCATCCAGCGCACCAGGGAAAAGGACTGGGGCGAAAACTGCTCAGCAGACTGATCGACGAAGCCCGACGCTGCGGCAAGCATGTGATGGTGGCCGGTATTGAGTCACAGAATGCCGCCTCGATACGCCTGCATCATTCGCTAGGATTTACCGTCACCGCGCAAATGCCGCAAGTCGGCGTAAAATTTGGCCGTTGGTTAGATCTTACGTTTATGCAGCTCCAGCTTGATGAACACGCCGCGCCGGACGCCTGCTGA
- the ansP gene encoding L-asparagine permease — protein sequence MKTQTTHAAEQHAAKRRWLNAHEEGYHKAMGNRQVQMIAIGGAIGTGLFLGAGARLQMAGPALALVYLVCGIFSFFILRALGELVLHRPSSGSFVSYAREFLGEKAAYVAGWMYFINWAMTGIVDITAVALYMHYWGAFGDVPQWVFALGALAIVGTMNMIGVKWFAEMEFWFALVKVLAIVIFLVVGTIFLGTGQTLDGNTTGFHLITDNGGLFPHGLLPALVLIQGVVFAFASIELVGTAAGECKDPQTMVPKAINSVIWRIGLFYVGSVVLLVLLLPWNAYQAGQSPFVTFFSKLGVPYIGSIMNIVVLTAALSSLNSGLYCTGRILRSMSMGGSAPKFMAQMSRQHVPYAGILATLVVYVVGVFLNYLVPSRVFEIVLNFASLGIIASWAFIMVCQMRLRQAIKEGKAADVSFKLPGAPFTAWLTLLFLLSVLVLMAFDYPNGTYTIASLPLIAILLVAGWFGVRRRVAEIHRTAPVTADSTKSVVLKEETAT from the coding sequence ATGAAAACACAGACTACGCACGCCGCAGAGCAACATGCGGCGAAACGACGCTGGCTGAACGCCCATGAAGAGGGATATCACAAAGCGATGGGGAATCGTCAGGTTCAGATGATTGCTATCGGCGGCGCGATTGGCACCGGATTATTTTTAGGTGCCGGTGCCCGATTGCAAATGGCCGGACCGGCACTGGCGCTGGTTTATCTGGTGTGCGGCATTTTTTCTTTTTTCATTTTACGCGCGCTGGGCGAACTGGTATTACATCGCCCTTCCAGCGGGAGCTTCGTCTCCTACGCCCGTGAATTTTTGGGTGAAAAAGCGGCCTACGTCGCTGGCTGGATGTACTTTATTAACTGGGCGATGACCGGGATTGTCGACATCACCGCCGTGGCGCTATATATGCACTACTGGGGCGCGTTTGGCGACGTTCCGCAATGGGTGTTCGCGCTCGGCGCGTTAGCCATTGTCGGCACCATGAATATGATCGGCGTAAAATGGTTTGCCGAAATGGAGTTCTGGTTTGCGCTGGTAAAAGTACTCGCGATAGTTATCTTCCTGGTAGTCGGTACGATTTTTCTTGGAACCGGTCAGACTCTTGATGGCAATACCACTGGCTTTCATCTGATTACAGATAATGGCGGACTTTTCCCGCACGGCCTGTTACCCGCGCTGGTACTGATTCAGGGCGTGGTATTCGCTTTTGCTTCGATTGAGCTGGTCGGTACTGCCGCCGGTGAATGCAAAGATCCACAGACGATGGTGCCGAAAGCCATCAATAGCGTGATCTGGCGTATTGGTCTTTTCTATGTAGGGTCGGTCGTATTGCTGGTTCTGCTGCTGCCGTGGAATGCCTACCAGGCGGGGCAAAGTCCGTTTGTCACCTTCTTTTCTAAACTTGGCGTGCCTTATATTGGCAGCATTATGAATATCGTGGTGTTAACCGCCGCGCTTTCCAGCCTGAACTCCGGGCTTTACTGTACAGGCCGAATTTTGCGCTCGATGTCGATGGGCGGTTCCGCACCGAAATTTATGGCGCAAATGAGCCGCCAGCATGTGCCCTATGCGGGTATTCTGGCGACGCTGGTGGTTTACGTGGTCGGCGTGTTCCTGAATTACCTGGTCCCCTCCCGCGTGTTTGAGATCGTGCTTAATTTTGCTTCGCTCGGTATTATCGCGTCGTGGGCGTTTATCATGGTGTGCCAGATGCGTTTACGCCAGGCGATAAAAGAAGGCAAAGCCGCAGACGTCAGTTTTAAACTGCCCGGCGCGCCTTTTACCGCCTGGCTAACGCTGCTGTTTTTGTTAAGCGTGCTGGTACTCATGGCGTTTGACTATCCGAATGGAACTTACACTATCGCCTCGTTGCCGCTGATCGCCATTCTGCTGGTCGCCGGCTGGTTTGGCGTGCGCCGTCGCGTGGCGGAGATCCATCGCACTGCGCCAGTGACAGCGGATTCGACAAAGAGTGTCGTATTGAAAGAAGAGACCGCGACATAA
- the yncE gene encoding ATP-binding protein translates to MHLRHLFSPRLRGSLLLGSLLVASSFSTLAAEDMLRKAVGKGAYEMAYSQQENALWLATSQSRKLDKGGVVYRLDPVTLEITQAIHNDLKPFGATINAATQTLWFGNTINSAVTAIDAKTGDVKGRLVLDARKRTEEVRPLQPRELVADASTNTVYISGVGKESAIWVVDGETIKLKTAIENTGKMSTGLALDSKAQRLYTTNADGEFITIDTASNKILSRKKLLDDGKEHFFINLSLDTAGHRAFITDSKAAEILVVDTRNGNILAKIAAPASLAVLFNPTRNEAYVTHRQAGQVSVIDAKTYNIVKTFDTPTYPNSLALSADGKTLYVSVKQKSTREQEATQPDDVIRIAL, encoded by the coding sequence ATGCATTTACGTCATCTTTTTTCGCCGCGCCTGCGTGGTTCTTTATTGTTAGGTTCGCTCCTCGTCGCATCCTCATTTAGCACGCTGGCAGCGGAAGATATGCTGCGTAAAGCGGTAGGCAAAGGCGCTTATGAGATGGCCTATAGTCAGCAAGAAAACGCGCTCTGGCTGGCTACATCGCAAAGCCGTAAACTGGACAAAGGCGGCGTGGTTTATCGTCTCGACCCGGTGACGCTGGAAATCACGCAAGCGATTCATAACGATCTCAAGCCATTCGGCGCCACAATCAATGCCGCAACCCAAACGCTGTGGTTTGGCAATACCATTAACAGCGCTGTTACCGCGATTGACGCCAAAACTGGTGATGTAAAAGGCCGTCTGGTACTTGATGCGCGCAAACGTACTGAAGAGGTTCGTCCGTTACAGCCCCGTGAACTGGTTGCCGATGCGTCTACCAACACGGTCTACATTAGCGGTGTTGGTAAAGAGAGTGCTATTTGGGTAGTGGATGGCGAAACCATCAAACTGAAAACGGCGATCGAAAATACCGGCAAAATGAGTACGGGTCTGGCGCTCGACAGTAAAGCGCAACGCCTGTACACCACCAATGCGGATGGCGAATTCATTACCATCGATACCGCCAGCAATAAAATTCTCAGCCGTAAGAAGTTGCTGGATGACGGTAAAGAACACTTCTTTATTAACCTGAGTCTTGATACCGCAGGCCATCGCGCGTTTATCACCGACTCGAAAGCGGCTGAAATCCTGGTTGTCGATACCCGTAATGGCAATATTCTTGCAAAAATCGCGGCGCCTGCCTCTTTGGCTGTCCTGTTTAACCCGACGCGTAACGAGGCCTATGTGACGCATCGTCAGGCCGGGCAGGTCAGCGTGATCGATGCGAAGACCTATAACATTGTTAAAACATTCGATACGCCGACGTACCCAAATAGCCTGGCGCTATCGGCAGACGGTAAAACGCTCTACGTTAGCGTGAAGCAGAAATCGACACGTGAACAGGAAGCGACGCAGCCGGATGATGTTATTCGCATTGCTCTGTAA
- the yncB gene encoding NADP-dependent oxidoreductase — protein MKQHTNRNRRWVLASRPHGAPQVDNFRLEEDDVATPGEGQVLLRTVFLSLDPYMRGRMSDEPSYAPPVEPDCVMVGGTVSRVVASNHPDYRPDEWVLSYNGWQDYDISDGEGLVKLGDNPQHPSWSLGILGMPGFTAYMGLLDIGQPKEGETLVVAAATGPVGATVGQIGKLKGCRVVGIAGGAEKCRHATEVLGFDLCLDHHADDFPQQLAQGCPQGIDIYYENVGGKVFDAVLPLLNTSARIPLCGLVSGYNATALPDGPDRLPLLMATLLKKRIRLQGFIINQDYGHRIHEFQQEMGRWIKEGKMQYREQITDGLEKAPEAFIGLLAGKNFGKVVIRVADDT, from the coding sequence ATGAAACAACACACCAACCGAAATCGTCGTTGGGTTTTGGCCTCGCGTCCCCACGGCGCGCCGCAGGTGGATAACTTTCGCCTCGAAGAAGATGACGTCGCGACGCCCGGTGAAGGGCAGGTATTATTGCGTACCGTTTTTTTATCACTCGACCCTTATATGCGTGGCCGCATGAGCGATGAACCCTCTTATGCGCCGCCTGTTGAACCTGACTGCGTTATGGTTGGCGGTACGGTCAGTCGCGTTGTCGCGTCGAACCATCCTGATTACCGACCAGACGAATGGGTGTTAAGTTACAATGGTTGGCAGGATTATGACATTTCAGATGGCGAAGGGTTGGTAAAGCTGGGTGATAATCCGCAACATCCTTCCTGGTCGTTGGGAATCTTAGGAATGCCGGGATTTACCGCCTATATGGGGTTACTGGATATCGGTCAGCCGAAAGAGGGGGAAACGCTGGTTGTCGCAGCCGCCACCGGCCCCGTAGGCGCAACGGTTGGGCAAATTGGCAAGCTGAAGGGGTGCCGGGTCGTGGGTATTGCCGGCGGCGCGGAAAAATGTCGTCATGCGACAGAAGTTTTGGGATTTGATCTGTGCCTTGATCATCACGCTGATGATTTCCCACAACAGCTTGCGCAGGGCTGCCCGCAGGGAATCGATATTTATTATGAGAATGTCGGCGGTAAAGTCTTTGACGCCGTCTTACCGCTACTGAATACTTCGGCGCGGATTCCGCTCTGTGGTCTGGTCAGCGGCTACAATGCGACAGCATTGCCGGACGGTCCAGACAGACTGCCTCTGCTGATGGCGACATTACTTAAAAAGCGTATTCGTCTGCAAGGTTTTATCATCAACCAGGACTATGGTCACCGGATACATGAGTTTCAGCAAGAAATGGGGCGTTGGATCAAAGAAGGAAAAATGCAGTATCGGGAGCAGATTACTGATGGGCTGGAGAAGGCGCCAGAAGCGTTTATAGGACTGCTGGCGGGGAAGAACTTTGGCAAAGTCGTGATACGCGTGGCGGACGATACGTAA
- the ydcZ gene encoding membrane protein: MNQSLTLIFLIAAGVGLVVQNSMMVRITQTSSTILIAMLLNSLVGIVLFVTILWFKQGAAGFGELVASVRWWTLIPGLLGSFFVFASISGYQNVGAATTIAVLVASQLIGGLALDIARSHGVTLRAMVGPAFGALLLVIGAWLIAKRQF, translated from the coding sequence ATGAACCAGTCGCTGACGCTTATCTTTTTGATCGCCGCTGGCGTCGGGCTGGTGGTACAAAACAGTATGATGGTGCGTATTACGCAGACATCATCGACGATTCTGATCGCTATGCTGTTGAACTCGCTGGTAGGGATCGTTTTATTTGTGACGATATTGTGGTTTAAGCAAGGCGCTGCGGGCTTCGGCGAGCTGGTCGCCAGCGTTCGCTGGTGGACATTGATCCCCGGTCTGCTGGGGTCATTTTTTGTATTTGCCAGTATTAGCGGGTATCAGAACGTTGGCGCCGCGACGACTATCGCGGTACTGGTCGCCAGCCAGTTAATCGGCGGACTGGCGCTGGATATCGCGCGTAGCCACGGCGTCACATTACGCGCAATGGTCGGGCCGGCGTTTGGCGCGCTGTTGCTGGTCATTGGCGCATGGCTGATTGCGAAGCGCCAGTTTTAA